From Camelina sativa cultivar DH55 chromosome 20, Cs, whole genome shotgun sequence, the proteins below share one genomic window:
- the LOC104771829 gene encoding pollen-specific protein-like At4g18596, protein MASKAIFFSFFIVSAVCLSSLAGFAAADADDLDRFQIQGSVYCDTCRVQFVTRLSKFLEGAKVKLECRSRTNGTVTLTKEAVTDKSGSYKMEVTGDHEEEVCELVLVESPDSGCSDVSKEAYLRNAAKISLTANDGIVSHETRIVNPLGFMVKTPSADCAAAFKEIGIVPDVTF, encoded by the exons atggcttccaaagctatcttcttctctttctttatcgTCTCCGCCGTCTGCTTGTCCTCTCTCGCCGGCTTCGCCGCCGCTGATGCTGATGACTTGGATCGTTTCCAGATCCAGGGATCAGTTTACTGTGACACTTGCCGTGTCCAATTCGTTACCCGTCTCAGCAAATTCCTCGAAG gTGCGAAAGTGAAGTTGGAGTGCAGGAGCAGAACAAACGGAACCGTAACATTGACCAAAGAAGCCGTTACCGACAAATCAGGAAGCTACAAGATGGAAGTAACCGGTGACCACGAGGAAGAAGTTTGCGAGCTCGTCTTGGTCGAATCACCAGACAGTGGTTGCAGCGACGTCAGCAAAGAGGCTTACTTACGTAACGCCGCTAAGATTAGTTTGACAGCCAATGACGGAATCGTCTCCCACGAGACACGTATCGTTAACCCTCTTGGTTTCATGGTCAAGACTCCTTCAGCTGACTGTGCCGCTGCTTTCAAGGAGATCGGTATTGTCCCTGACGTCACATTCTAA
- the LOC104771828 gene encoding abscisic acid receptor PYL11-like, whose amino-acid sequence MGPSQEYHKCGSTLVQTIDAPLSLVWSILRRFDNPQAYKQFVKTCNLSSGDGGEGSVREVTLVSGLPAGFSQERLDELDDESHVMVISIIGGDHRLVNYRSKTMAFVAAEEKEKTVVVESYVVDVPDGNSNEETTSFADTIVGFNLKSLAKLSEKMAAHLKL is encoded by the coding sequence ATGGGACCTTCTCAAGAATATCACAAGTGCGGTTCAACACTTGTCCAAACTATAGATGCTCCATTATCCTTAGTTTGGTCAATACTACGTCGGTTTGATAACCCTCAAGCCTACAAACAATTCGTAAAAACGTGCAATCTAAGCTCCGGCGATGGAGGAGAAGGCTCCGTCCGTGAAGTGACGTTGGTTTCCGGGCTTCCGGCTGGGTTCAGCCAAGAAAGATTAGACGAACTTGACGATGAGTCTCATGTGATGGTGATTAGCATTATAGGTGGTGATCATCGGTTGGTTAATTACCGGTCCAAAacgatggcctttgtggcggcagaggaaaaggagaagacggtggtggtggagagttATGTGGTGGATGTGCCGGACGGAAATAGTAATGAGGAAACGACGTCTTTTGCTGATACCATCGTTGGGTTTAATCTTAAGTCATTGGCTAAGCTCTCGGAAAAGATGGCGGCTCATCTAAAGTTGTAA
- the LOC104772871 gene encoding abscisic acid receptor PYL12: MKTSSQEQHVCGSTLVQTINAPLPLVWSVLRRFDNPKTYKIFVKTCALRSGDGGEGSVREVTLVSDLPASFSLERLDELDDESHVMVISIIGGDHRLVNYQSKTMAFVAKEEEDKTVVVESYVVDVPDGNTEEETTLFADTIVRCNLRSLAKLSEKMMAHF, from the coding sequence atgaAAACATCGTCTCAAGAACAGCATGTATGCGGTTCGACACTGGTACAAACTATCAATGCTCCATTACCTCTAGTATGGTCAGTCCTACGTCGTTTTGATAACCcgaaaacatataaaatattcgTGAAAACGTGCGCATTACGTTCCGGCGATGGAGGAGAAGGCTCTGTCCGTGAAGTCACGCTGGTTTCCGATCTACCGGCAAGTTTCAGCCTAGAAAGGCTAGATGAACTTGACGATGAGTCTCATGTGATGGTGATAAGCATTATTGGTGGTGATCATCGTTTGGTTAATTATCAGTCGAAAACGATGGCGTTTGTGGcgaaggaggaggaagacaagacggtggtggtggagagttATGTGGTGGATGTGCCGGATGGAAACACTGAGGAGGAAACGACGTTGTTTGCTGATACTATCGTTCGGTGTAACCTTAGGTCATTGGCTAAATTATCGGAGAAGATGATGGCTCACTTTTAG